A single region of the Trachemys scripta elegans isolate TJP31775 chromosome 19, CAS_Tse_1.0, whole genome shotgun sequence genome encodes:
- the LOC117867915 gene encoding natriuretic peptides A-like produces MGSLTAAALRFSLLLMFSMKPQGGANAHPAYSSASAAELADFKTLLDRLEDKLPSEEAEAGLSQEMKEQDEEAPGDASRPLAPRNSDYVRPQREGLAYGRNSWELPEKPPSALRSKLRALLNSPRSMRRFSDCFGQRIDRIGAQSGLGCNSYRF; encoded by the exons ATGGGCTCGTTGACGGCTGCTGCCCTGCGGTTCTCGCTGCTGCTGATGTTCAGCATGAAGCCCCAAGGAGGAGCCAACGCTCATCCCGCGTACAGCTCGGCCTCCGCTGCGGAACTGGCGGACTTCAAG ACCCTGCTGGACCGCCTGGAGGACAAGCTCCCATCAGAAGAAGCAGAGGCAGGTCTGTCCCAAGAAATGAAGGAACAGGATGAGGAAGCCCCAGGAGATGCCTCACGCCCCCTTGCTCCAAGGAACAGCGACTATGTTAGACCGCAAAGAGAAGGCCTGGCCTATGGGcgcaacagctgggagctgcccgAGAAACCTCCGTCTGCCCTGAGGAGCAAGCTACGAGCACTGCTGAACTCGCCACGCAGCATGAGAAGGTTCTCGGATTGCTTTGGCCAACGGATAGATAGAATAGGAGCCCAGAGCGGACTTGGATGCAACAGCTACCGG ttTTGA